Proteins found in one Nocardia brasiliensis ATCC 700358 genomic segment:
- a CDS encoding tetratricopeptide repeat protein — protein sequence MYRSGRSDRWRPGGNLTAEQRRRLRDRFAELGLTDLQLLEPLAAELRQRGYRPRAAWRYANGLTQAAVAERYNEVTDSARAAMKASRISEFEAWPFGGNDAEAADEHHRPSGARPTVRVLKNLAAVYGTVWDQLVDLADLAYMPHGERMEYHEAVARRSIGRQPVRAGRDLPAEVPHFTGRAEPKTQLYERFTEHLRSGAAAVHVIVGLTGIGKTALARYAVAVFGKHYPDGTLWVDLHGYTLGREPREPADVLEQLLLQIGVARETIETDLAGRADRWRTTMRQRRMLIVFDNALDSNQVKQLLPQAPGCFVLITSRSKFTGLVEAAPLRLDVLEWAEAEELLVKLGNLRPGYDQDAVRQILRTAGRLPLAIRLIGGQIAHHGEEMLADSAAEIAQLTARIKRAPADRTNGSAAEHLLDRFTAEDESLRAAFEMSYRRLPDPGQQRAVRLLGWFPGPEITAEAMATMAGLPLRDGKMLVRSLFEAGFLDPSTGGPGGQRYRMHDLSRLCARLHAEREDTAVEYAAVLDRLVAAGLAVARRASAHQLFDPAGSEHLSNPSADAARARAWLNRELELLLGCLRETEPTSAAAELATRLASHLSGTGHWSLALRLYERALSIATELDDRRAQAWALVGKGRMDRLIGHHEQACAGFRSAREIAVALVDRQCHAAVLCELGQTARVTGDHGAARRYFTEALGIARDIEARATECDALDGLAYVERASSNYRGAWGCSAQALAIAEAIGDPVRIGTAQWGFAEVIRRLGDAEGAALRYTAALEIARDLNHQKLEGDALRGLGHIEALFGDHDTARRSFDDALEIARRINDRYGEGWTLWGLGNVARRAGEFEAARGVFQQAYDIAVEINDPLGQVDALRGLGHIERYFGRFDGARAYYTESMGVAQRIGDPLGRADALRSLAGVASDTGAQERAEALLAEALALYDGIGVQLAANVRAELRTGGR from the coding sequence ATGTACAGATCCGGCCGATCCGACCGCTGGCGCCCCGGCGGCAACCTCACCGCGGAACAGCGCCGACGCCTGCGCGATCGGTTCGCCGAGCTCGGCCTGACCGATCTGCAACTGCTCGAGCCGCTGGCCGCGGAACTGCGGCAGCGCGGCTACCGGCCGCGCGCGGCCTGGCGCTACGCGAACGGGCTCACCCAGGCCGCGGTGGCCGAACGCTACAACGAGGTCACCGACAGCGCGCGGGCGGCGATGAAGGCCAGCCGGATCTCCGAATTCGAGGCGTGGCCGTTCGGCGGAAACGACGCCGAGGCCGCGGACGAGCACCACCGGCCGAGCGGTGCGCGCCCCACCGTCCGGGTGCTGAAAAACCTTGCCGCCGTGTACGGAACCGTATGGGATCAGCTGGTCGACCTCGCCGACCTGGCCTATATGCCGCACGGCGAGCGGATGGAGTACCACGAGGCGGTCGCGCGGCGCTCGATCGGCAGGCAGCCGGTGCGCGCGGGCCGGGACCTGCCCGCCGAGGTCCCGCACTTCACCGGCCGCGCTGAGCCGAAAACGCAACTGTACGAACGTTTTACCGAACATCTGCGCTCCGGCGCCGCGGCGGTGCACGTGATCGTCGGTCTCACGGGCATCGGTAAGACGGCGCTGGCCAGGTACGCGGTCGCGGTGTTCGGCAAGCACTATCCCGACGGCACCCTCTGGGTCGACCTGCACGGCTACACGCTCGGACGGGAGCCGCGCGAACCGGCGGATGTGCTGGAGCAACTGCTGTTACAGATCGGAGTCGCCCGCGAGACGATCGAGACCGATCTGGCCGGGCGGGCCGACCGCTGGCGCACCACGATGCGGCAGCGGCGCATGCTCATCGTGTTCGACAACGCCCTGGACAGCAACCAGGTGAAGCAACTGCTGCCGCAGGCGCCCGGCTGCTTCGTGCTGATCACCAGCCGGAGCAAGTTCACCGGCCTGGTCGAGGCGGCGCCACTGCGGCTGGACGTGCTGGAATGGGCGGAGGCGGAAGAACTTCTGGTGAAGCTGGGCAATCTGCGGCCCGGCTACGACCAGGACGCGGTACGGCAGATCCTGCGGACGGCGGGACGGCTGCCGCTGGCCATCCGGCTGATCGGCGGCCAGATCGCGCATCACGGGGAGGAGATGCTCGCCGACAGCGCCGCCGAGATCGCACAGCTGACCGCGCGGATCAAGCGCGCGCCGGCCGACCGGACGAACGGTTCGGCGGCCGAACACCTGCTGGATCGCTTCACCGCGGAAGACGAATCGCTGCGAGCCGCCTTCGAGATGTCGTATCGGCGGCTGCCGGACCCGGGACAGCAGCGCGCGGTCCGGCTGCTGGGCTGGTTTCCGGGGCCGGAGATCACCGCGGAGGCGATGGCGACCATGGCGGGCTTGCCGTTGCGCGACGGAAAGATGTTGGTGCGCAGCCTGTTCGAGGCGGGCTTTCTCGACCCGTCGACGGGCGGTCCCGGTGGGCAGCGGTACCGGATGCACGACCTGAGCCGGCTGTGTGCCCGCCTGCACGCCGAGCGCGAGGACACGGCTGTGGAGTACGCGGCGGTGCTCGACCGGTTGGTCGCCGCCGGGCTGGCGGTGGCCCGCCGGGCCAGCGCCCATCAGCTCTTCGATCCCGCGGGCAGCGAACACCTGTCGAACCCGTCCGCGGACGCCGCGCGGGCCAGGGCCTGGCTGAATCGGGAGCTGGAGCTATTGCTCGGCTGTCTGCGCGAGACCGAACCGACCTCGGCGGCAGCGGAATTGGCCACCCGGCTGGCCTCGCACCTGTCCGGGACCGGGCACTGGTCGCTGGCGCTGCGGTTGTACGAGCGGGCACTGTCGATCGCCACCGAACTCGACGACCGGCGCGCCCAAGCCTGGGCGCTGGTGGGCAAGGGCCGGATGGACCGGCTGATCGGGCACCACGAACAAGCTTGCGCCGGCTTCCGATCGGCGCGCGAGATCGCCGTCGCGCTGGTCGACCGGCAATGCCACGCCGCCGTGCTCTGCGAGCTGGGGCAGACGGCGCGGGTCACCGGTGATCACGGCGCGGCGCGGCGCTACTTCACCGAGGCGCTGGGGATCGCGCGCGACATCGAGGCCAGGGCGACCGAGTGCGACGCCCTGGACGGCCTCGCGTACGTCGAGCGCGCGTCGTCGAATTACCGTGGTGCCTGGGGTTGTTCGGCGCAGGCGCTGGCCATCGCCGAGGCGATCGGCGACCCGGTGCGGATCGGCACCGCGCAGTGGGGATTCGCGGAGGTGATCCGGCGGCTCGGCGATGCGGAGGGCGCCGCGCTGCGGTACACCGCGGCCCTCGAGATCGCACGGGACCTCAATCACCAGAAACTGGAGGGCGATGCGCTGCGCGGGCTCGGTCATATCGAAGCGCTCTTCGGCGACCACGACACCGCCCGGCGCAGCTTCGACGATGCGCTCGAGATCGCCCGGCGGATCAACGATCGCTACGGCGAGGGCTGGACGCTGTGGGGGCTCGGCAATGTCGCGCGGCGCGCCGGGGAGTTCGAGGCGGCGCGCGGTGTGTTCCAGCAGGCGTACGACATCGCGGTGGAGATCAACGATCCGCTCGGACAGGTGGATGCGCTGCGCGGCCTGGGGCACATCGAGCGGTATTTCGGCCGATTCGACGGCGCGCGAGCGTATTACACCGAGTCGATGGGTGTCGCGCAGCGCATCGGCGACCCGCTCGGCCGGGCCGACGCGTTGCGCAGCCTGGCCGGCGTCGCGTCCGACACCGGCGCGCAGGAACGGGCCGAGGCCCTGCTCGCCGAGGCGCTCGCGCTCTACGACGGCATCGGCGTACAGCTCGCGGCGAACGTGCGGGCCGAGTTGCGCACCGGTGGCCGGTGA
- a CDS encoding 8-oxoguanine deaminase has product MAAVTVIENCAVATVDPAGTEYRRGHVVLRGNRIEAVGPGAAPPVDDAAHRIDGRGCLLTPGLVNTHHHLYQWITRGLAADNTLFEWLTTLYPIWAGIDEDAVRVAATGGLAALARTGCTTSTDHHYVFPREGGDVLGAEIAAAADVGLRFHPCRGSMDLGQSAGGLPPDHVVQTLDTILADSADAVARHHDPSFDSMLRIALAPCSPFSVSSDLLRESAVLARELGVRLHTHVAETIDEQDYCAQTFGCTPAEYMAQLGWVGSDVWWAHAIHLDDTAIATMAKTGTGVAHCPTSNARIGAGVARTADLVRAGVPVGLGVDGAASNEASSMVEEPRNALFYARNRGGPRAMTTRTALALATIGGARVLGRAAEIGSIEPGKLADLALWRLDTPAHAGIDDPVTALVLGAAPPLAALLVNGREVVRDGRLVTVDEDAVGAAVAAAQAALVAKAG; this is encoded by the coding sequence ATGGCTGCCGTGACCGTCATCGAGAACTGTGCCGTCGCCACCGTCGACCCGGCGGGCACCGAATACCGCCGCGGTCATGTGGTGTTGCGCGGCAACCGGATCGAAGCGGTCGGCCCGGGCGCGGCGCCGCCGGTGGACGATGCGGCACACCGCATCGACGGCCGAGGCTGCCTGCTCACCCCCGGTCTGGTGAATACCCACCACCATCTCTATCAATGGATCACCCGCGGTCTGGCCGCGGACAACACGCTGTTCGAGTGGCTCACCACGCTCTACCCCATCTGGGCCGGGATCGACGAGGACGCGGTGCGGGTGGCGGCGACCGGCGGGCTGGCGGCGTTGGCGCGCACCGGATGCACCACCAGCACCGACCATCACTACGTCTTCCCGCGCGAGGGCGGCGACGTGCTGGGCGCGGAGATCGCGGCGGCCGCCGACGTCGGCCTGCGGTTCCACCCGTGCCGCGGCTCGATGGATCTGGGGCAGAGCGCGGGCGGTCTGCCGCCGGATCACGTGGTGCAGACGCTCGACACCATCCTGGCCGACAGCGCGGACGCCGTTGCCCGCCACCATGATCCGTCTTTCGACTCGATGCTGCGCATCGCGCTCGCTCCTTGCTCGCCGTTCTCGGTGAGTTCCGACCTGCTGCGGGAATCCGCCGTGCTGGCGCGCGAGCTGGGTGTGCGGTTGCACACGCACGTCGCCGAGACGATCGATGAGCAGGACTATTGCGCGCAGACATTCGGCTGTACGCCCGCCGAGTACATGGCGCAGCTCGGCTGGGTCGGCTCGGACGTGTGGTGGGCGCACGCCATCCATCTGGACGACACCGCCATCGCCACCATGGCGAAAACCGGTACCGGCGTGGCCCATTGCCCGACCTCGAACGCGCGCATCGGCGCGGGCGTGGCGCGCACCGCCGATCTGGTGCGGGCGGGTGTGCCGGTCGGCCTCGGCGTGGACGGCGCGGCGAGCAACGAGGCGAGCTCGATGGTCGAGGAACCGCGCAACGCACTCTTCTACGCGCGAAACCGCGGCGGCCCGCGCGCCATGACGACCCGAACAGCGTTGGCGCTGGCCACGATCGGCGGCGCCCGCGTGCTCGGCCGGGCCGCCGAGATCGGCTCGATCGAGCCCGGCAAACTCGCCGACCTCGCCCTGTGGCGGCTCGACACCCCCGCACACGCGGGCATCGACGACCCGGTGACCGCCCTCGTGCTCGGCGCGGCGCCACCCCTCGCGGCGCTGCTGGTGAACGGCCGCGAGGTCGTGCGCGACGGCCGGCTGGTCACGGTCGACGAGGACGCCGTCGGCGCGGCGGTCGCCGCCGCGCAGGCCGCGCTGGTCGCGAAGGCTGGGTAG
- the pucL gene encoding factor-independent urate hydroxylase, translated as MELTGPIALTDHRYGKAENRVVRIRRETARHEIRDVNVSTVLRGDFADAYAGDQRKVLPTDTQKQTAFAYAKQPGLQTIEDYGLALAGHFVDDIEPVSSARIEIDEYAWQRVTVDGREHEHTWVRQGPEVRTAAITVAGTGADRQAWVIGGVKDLTILKSTGSEFADFLSDEFTVLAPTHDRMLATTLVVAWRFAATTGIAWDDVYAGIRARLVETFATHHSKALQQTLFEMGKAALQAYPVLAEIRLAAPNKHHFDYDLARFGIENNGEVYYAADRPYGLIHATLQRADAPEAGPAWLP; from the coding sequence ATGGAGTTGACCGGGCCGATCGCGCTCACCGACCACCGATACGGCAAAGCCGAGAACCGCGTGGTGCGGATCCGGCGGGAGACGGCGCGGCACGAGATCCGCGATGTGAACGTGTCCACCGTGCTGCGCGGCGACTTCGCCGACGCCTACGCGGGTGACCAGCGCAAGGTGCTGCCCACCGACACGCAGAAGCAGACCGCGTTCGCCTACGCGAAACAGCCTGGCTTACAGACGATCGAGGACTACGGGCTGGCACTGGCCGGTCATTTCGTCGACGATATCGAGCCGGTGTCCAGCGCCCGGATCGAGATCGACGAGTACGCCTGGCAGCGGGTGACGGTCGACGGTCGTGAACACGAGCACACCTGGGTACGGCAGGGCCCGGAGGTGCGCACTGCGGCGATCACGGTGGCGGGCACCGGTGCCGACCGGCAGGCGTGGGTGATCGGCGGGGTGAAGGACCTGACCATCCTCAAGTCGACCGGGTCCGAGTTCGCCGATTTCCTCAGCGACGAGTTCACTGTGCTGGCCCCGACCCACGATCGGATGCTGGCCACCACCCTCGTCGTCGCCTGGCGCTTCGCGGCGACCACCGGCATCGCCTGGGACGACGTGTACGCGGGCATTCGCGCGCGGCTGGTCGAAACCTTCGCGACCCACCATTCGAAGGCGTTGCAGCAGACCCTGTTCGAGATGGGCAAGGCCGCGCTACAGGCGTATCCGGTGCTCGCCGAGATCCGGCTCGCCGCGCCGAACAAGCACCACTTCGACTATGACCTGGCGCGTTTCGGCATCGAGAACAACGGCGAGGTCTACTACGCGGCGGACCGGCCGTACGGCCTGATCCACGCGACCCTGCAGCGCGCCGACGCACCGGAGGCAGGTCCCGCATGGCTGCCGTGA
- the uraH gene encoding hydroxyisourate hydrolase: MSTLSTHVLDAVRGTPAAGVTVTLYGAAGQLDSGSTDADGRIAGLGGDLAAGTYRLVFDTGAYFATQQVETFYPEVCVSFAVTVPRHYHVSLLLSPFAFSTYRGS; the protein is encoded by the coding sequence ATGAGCACGCTGAGTACCCACGTCCTGGACGCGGTGCGCGGCACGCCCGCGGCCGGTGTCACGGTGACCCTGTACGGCGCTGCCGGGCAACTGGATTCGGGCAGCACCGATGCCGACGGCCGGATCGCCGGATTGGGTGGCGATCTGGCGGCGGGGACCTATCGGCTGGTCTTCGATACCGGCGCCTATTTCGCCACCCAGCAGGTCGAGACGTTCTATCCCGAGGTCTGCGTGAGCTTCGCCGTCACCGTGCCACGGCACTATCACGTTTCGTTGTTGTTGTCGCCGTTCGCCTTTTCCACCTATCGAGGGAGCTGA
- the uraD gene encoding 2-oxo-4-hydroxy-4-carboxy-5-ureidoimidazoline decarboxylase, which produces MTDDADGLARFDAMPQDAAIEALLACCSSPQWARALAAGRPYSSVGAVLDAADSVLAGLPETEIDRALAGHPRIGERAHSAASAREQAGVADAPDEVHTALAAGNRAYEQRFGYRYLVCASGSTGGELLALLQDRLHNDAETERRVMRTELAKINRLRLRGLLTAAA; this is translated from the coding sequence ATGACAGACGACGCGGACGGCCTCGCCCGATTCGACGCCATGCCGCAGGACGCGGCCATCGAGGCGTTGCTTGCCTGTTGCTCGTCGCCGCAGTGGGCGCGCGCGTTGGCCGCCGGACGGCCATACTCGAGTGTCGGCGCCGTGCTCGATGCCGCCGACAGCGTGCTCGCCGGACTGCCCGAAACCGAGATCGATCGGGCGCTCGCCGGGCATCCGCGGATCGGTGAGCGGGCGCATTCGGCGGCTTCGGCGCGGGAGCAGGCCGGGGTGGCCGACGCACCGGACGAGGTGCACACGGCGCTCGCGGCGGGTAACCGGGCCTACGAGCAGCGGTTCGGTTACCGGTACCTGGTGTGCGCGAGCGGGAGCACCGGCGGCGAGCTGCTCGCGCTGCTGCAAGACCGGCTGCACAACGATGCCGAAACCGAAAGGCGGGTCATGCGAACAGAATTGGCGAAGATCAATCGGCTCCGGTTGCGCGGGCTGCTCACGGCGGCGGCATGA
- a CDS encoding nucleotidyltransferase family protein has protein sequence MALPDRPVPAPACAGIVLAAGAGTRYGKPKALAEGGAWLRGAVAALRDGGCDPVIVVLGATGPDPAAVHLPADVVTVWAADWATGLGASVRAGLIAAARTPARYAAIMPVDTPDVGAAVIARVTAAAFAAPSGLARAVFHNTPGHPVVLAHNHWTSICQEAVGDSGARTYLAGRADMVCVTCDDLATGVDHDYPASSAR, from the coding sequence ATGGCTCTACCCGATCGTCCGGTTCCCGCGCCCGCCTGCGCGGGCATCGTGCTCGCCGCGGGAGCCGGAACGCGCTACGGCAAGCCGAAAGCGCTGGCCGAGGGTGGCGCCTGGCTGCGCGGCGCGGTGGCCGCGCTCCGCGACGGCGGCTGCGATCCGGTGATCGTCGTCCTCGGCGCCACCGGTCCCGATCCGGCGGCCGTGCACCTGCCCGCCGATGTCGTCACCGTCTGGGCGGCGGACTGGGCCACCGGGCTCGGCGCCTCGGTCCGGGCCGGCCTGATCGCCGCCGCGCGCACCCCGGCGCGCTACGCCGCGATCATGCCGGTGGATACCCCCGATGTCGGTGCGGCGGTGATCGCCCGGGTCACCGCCGCGGCCTTCGCTGCGCCGAGCGGCCTCGCCCGCGCTGTGTTCCACAACACACCGGGGCATCCCGTTGTGCTCGCACACAACCACTGGACCTCGATATGTCAGGAGGCCGTAGGAGATTCGGGCGCGCGCACCTATTTGGCGGGCCGGGCAGATATGGTGTGCGTCACGTGCGACGATTTGGCGACGGGCGTCGATCATGACTACCCGGCCTCGTCCGCACGGTGA
- a CDS encoding XdhC family protein, with product MRDIVDDLLRVWHSGRTGGLATIVRTMGSAPLPIGSAMLVDPEGGVYGAVTDGGLEEIAYEAVLQAARTGRRAMHRYGVATGIAGGADRDGMMDVFTEPFSRRDFPEFPLVAAEIRAHRRITVFTVVWNSDADLIGQHLVTDKRHNTELLALPDSDVFVSSFAPPPRLIIFGANSFAAALTVQAKFLGYRVTICDSRETFAQPEKFPGAEVVVDWPHRYLNTLAAAGEIDGDTGIVVTSHDPKFEIPLLTVALRLPQLGYLGAMGSRTVHTRRMEDLRAGGFDEATLARLHSPAGLDVGARTAPEIAVAIAAELLAARTEQTGRHSLHSPSQSPPLKTAVGLGS from the coding sequence ATGCGGGACATCGTCGATGACCTACTGCGGGTGTGGCATTCCGGGCGGACCGGAGGACTGGCCACCATCGTGCGCACGATGGGTTCTGCCCCGTTGCCGATCGGTTCGGCGATGCTGGTCGATCCGGAGGGCGGCGTCTACGGCGCGGTGACCGACGGCGGCCTGGAGGAGATCGCCTACGAGGCGGTGTTACAGGCAGCCCGCACCGGCCGCCGTGCGATGCACCGCTACGGCGTGGCTACCGGCATCGCGGGCGGTGCGGACCGCGACGGCATGATGGACGTGTTCACTGAACCGTTCTCGCGCAGGGACTTTCCGGAGTTCCCGCTCGTCGCCGCCGAGATCCGGGCGCACCGGCGGATCACCGTCTTCACCGTGGTGTGGAACTCCGACGCCGATCTCATCGGGCAGCATCTGGTCACCGACAAACGACACAACACCGAACTGCTGGCGCTGCCGGATTCGGACGTGTTCGTCTCCTCGTTCGCGCCGCCGCCGCGCCTGATCATCTTCGGCGCCAACTCTTTTGCCGCGGCGCTGACCGTGCAGGCCAAGTTCCTCGGCTACCGCGTCACCATCTGCGATTCGCGGGAGACCTTCGCGCAGCCGGAGAAGTTCCCGGGCGCCGAGGTCGTCGTGGACTGGCCGCACCGGTACCTGAACACGCTGGCGGCGGCAGGCGAAATCGACGGCGACACCGGCATTGTCGTCACCTCGCACGATCCGAAGTTCGAGATCCCGTTGCTGACCGTCGCGCTGCGACTACCCCAGCTCGGCTACCTCGGTGCGATGGGTTCGCGCACCGTGCACACGCGACGCATGGAAGACCTGCGGGCGGGCGGCTTCGACGAAGCAACGCTCGCCCGTCTGCATTCTCCGGCCGGACTCGACGTCGGGGCGCGCACCGCGCCCGAGATCGCCGTCGCCATCGCCGCCGAACTACTCGCCGCCAGAACCGAACAGACGGGGCGGCATTCGCTGCACTCCCCTAGCCAGTCCCCACCGCTGAAAACCGCGGTGGGGCTGGGTAGTTAG
- a CDS encoding ABC transporter substrate-binding protein: MTPAQRSSFGPALNRRSLLRYSALAGAALGGAGLLTACGDNAADPSGGSTPDGSKYGTVAVQLSWLKNIEFAGEYFADSKGYFKEAGFGSVNLIAGGAASTSVEAGLDTGKIWLGLSAPQTTAKAVLEGLPAKIIATTYQKNPFAIVSSAAKPIKTPADMKGRKIGVQDTNQLIFNALLTANGLKPGDVTIVPAQFDPTPLANGEVDGWVSYVTNEPITLTAKGFANTHFLFADYNLPLVAETLTVKQATIDKERDKLKAFLVAEIKGWRDAVANPAESARLAVEVYGKDQKLDLDEQTKEAVAQNDLVVSADTAANGLLSMTDKLIEQNIAALRLADLDIKADQLFDLSVLREVFAENPGLKG, translated from the coding sequence ATGACACCCGCACAGCGTTCCTCGTTCGGGCCGGCACTGAATCGACGGTCTCTGCTCCGCTACTCCGCGCTGGCCGGCGCCGCACTCGGCGGCGCGGGCCTGCTCACCGCCTGTGGCGACAATGCCGCGGACCCGTCGGGCGGTTCCACCCCGGACGGCTCCAAATACGGCACGGTGGCGGTGCAGCTGTCCTGGCTGAAGAACATCGAGTTCGCCGGCGAATACTTCGCCGACTCGAAGGGCTACTTCAAGGAGGCGGGCTTCGGTTCGGTCAACCTGATCGCCGGCGGCGCGGCGAGCACCTCGGTCGAGGCCGGACTCGACACCGGCAAGATCTGGCTCGGCCTGTCCGCGCCGCAGACCACCGCCAAGGCGGTCCTGGAGGGGTTGCCCGCGAAGATCATCGCGACCACCTACCAGAAGAACCCGTTCGCGATCGTGAGTTCGGCGGCCAAGCCGATCAAGACGCCCGCGGATATGAAGGGGCGCAAGATCGGCGTGCAGGACACCAACCAGCTGATCTTCAACGCGCTGCTGACCGCCAACGGCCTGAAGCCCGGCGATGTCACCATCGTGCCCGCGCAGTTCGATCCGACGCCGCTGGCCAACGGCGAGGTCGACGGCTGGGTCAGCTACGTGACCAACGAGCCGATCACGTTGACCGCCAAGGGATTCGCGAACACGCACTTCTTGTTCGCCGACTACAACCTGCCGCTGGTGGCCGAGACGCTCACGGTCAAGCAGGCGACCATCGACAAGGAGCGCGACAAGCTCAAGGCGTTCTTGGTCGCCGAGATCAAAGGCTGGAGGGACGCGGTGGCCAACCCGGCCGAATCGGCCCGGCTCGCGGTCGAGGTGTACGGCAAGGATCAGAAGCTCGACCTCGACGAGCAGACGAAAGAGGCAGTGGCACAGAACGATCTGGTCGTTTCGGCCGATACGGCGGCCAACGGCCTGCTGAGCATGACCGACAAGTTGATCGAGCAGAACATCGCCGCGTTGCGGCTCGCCGACCTCGATATCAAGGCCGACCAGCTGTTCGATCTGTCCGTGCTGCGCGAGGTCTTCGCGGAGAATCCCGGCTTGAAGGGCTGA
- a CDS encoding ABC transporter permease — MKVLLRLGRFLFPLVTSLVLMLLIWYVFLKAFPQVGPRVGKSPEDIWRYLVTSPGASSARATILDDLQITLRDAAIGFGFGMLAAVVVAALFVSFAAVEQTFLPVAMILRSVPLVVLAPIIVLVFGRGLGGVTVLTAIVVFFPALVMIMAGLRNAPRQALDLVAAYGGSKWTGLRLVAVPAALPSVFAAARISVPGALIGALLGEWLGSGTGLGASLIRAIPTFQYNQLWASIVIVTIVSVVLYAIVGVIENLVLARFGADAGRS, encoded by the coding sequence ATGAAAGTACTGCTGCGGCTCGGGCGGTTCCTGTTCCCGCTGGTCACCTCGTTGGTCCTGATGCTGCTGATCTGGTACGTCTTCCTGAAGGCGTTCCCGCAGGTCGGCCCGCGCGTGGGGAAGTCGCCCGAAGACATCTGGCGCTATCTGGTGACCTCGCCGGGCGCGAGCAGCGCCCGCGCGACGATCCTGGACGACCTGCAGATCACGCTGCGCGACGCGGCGATCGGCTTCGGCTTCGGCATGCTGGCCGCGGTGGTGGTGGCCGCGCTGTTCGTGTCGTTCGCGGCGGTGGAGCAGACCTTCCTGCCGGTGGCGATGATCCTGCGCTCGGTACCGCTGGTGGTGCTCGCGCCGATCATCGTGCTGGTGTTCGGGCGCGGGCTCGGCGGGGTCACCGTGCTCACCGCCATCGTGGTGTTCTTCCCGGCGCTGGTGATGATCATGGCGGGCCTGCGCAACGCCCCGCGCCAAGCGCTGGATCTGGTCGCCGCCTACGGCGGGTCCAAGTGGACCGGTCTGCGGCTGGTCGCGGTGCCCGCCGCGCTGCCCTCGGTGTTCGCGGCGGCCCGCATCTCGGTGCCGGGCGCACTGATCGGCGCGCTGCTCGGCGAATGGCTCGGCAGCGGAACGGGGTTGGGCGCCAGCCTGATCCGGGCCATTCCGACCTTCCAGTACAACCAGCTGTGGGCCTCGATCGTGATCGTCACGATCGTCTCGGTGGTGCTGTACGCCATCGTCGGCGTGATCGAGAATCTCGTGCTCGCCCGCTTCGGTGCCGACGCGGGACGATCCTGA
- a CDS encoding ABC transporter permease — protein sequence MKRIGGLLGVVGLIGVWWLLAALGVAGGTVPSPWTVVHAMYTDGWGLYGPNFRITALGALQGFVWGNGLAIALAVLIMLIPQIESLATQLAILSYCTPLLALGPIILVVFGGRTPTVFLAAMYCFFTTMVGTVTGLRSADRTSLDLVRAYGGGRWQQLYRVQLISALPSTFAALKIAAPSAVLGAIIGEYLGGVDSGIGVALTAAQTAYNVPRTWGMALAAAALAGLGYAVVALGARLVAPWTAQEAR from the coding sequence ATGAAACGGATCGGTGGCCTGCTCGGCGTCGTCGGGCTGATCGGCGTGTGGTGGCTGCTCGCGGCGCTCGGCGTCGCGGGCGGCACGGTGCCGAGTCCGTGGACGGTGGTGCACGCCATGTACACCGACGGCTGGGGACTGTACGGACCCAACTTCCGGATCACCGCGCTCGGCGCGTTGCAGGGTTTCGTGTGGGGCAACGGGCTCGCCATCGCGCTGGCCGTGCTGATCATGCTGATCCCGCAGATCGAATCGCTGGCCACCCAGCTGGCGATCCTGAGCTACTGCACCCCGCTGCTCGCGCTGGGCCCGATCATCCTGGTGGTGTTCGGCGGGCGCACACCGACGGTGTTCCTCGCGGCGATGTACTGCTTCTTCACCACCATGGTCGGCACCGTGACCGGCCTGCGTTCCGCCGATCGGACCAGCCTGGATCTGGTGCGCGCGTACGGCGGCGGCCGCTGGCAGCAGCTGTATCGCGTGCAGTTGATCTCGGCGCTGCCGAGCACCTTCGCGGCGTTGAAGATCGCCGCGCCCTCGGCGGTGCTCGGCGCGATCATCGGTGAGTATCTCGGCGGTGTCGACAGCGGCATCGGCGTCGCGCTGACCGCCGCGCAGACCGCCTACAACGTGCCGCGCACCTGGGGCATGGCGCTGGCCGCGGCCGCGCTGGCCGGGCTCGGCTACGCGGTGGTCGCGCTCGGCGCGCGGCTGGTCGCCCCGTGGACTGCGCAGGAGGCGCGATGA